The following proteins come from a genomic window of Sulfitobacter indolifex:
- a CDS encoding YeeE/YedE family protein, giving the protein MFESFGFEETTAKEASVLLAALIGLAFGVLAQRTRFCFRRSLVGEDRRQALGIWLTALALAVIGTQAAVAAGLIKFDAHRFMVSEVPLLAIAVGGLLFGAGMVLTRGCISRLTVLTGGGNLRAALVVLVFAVVAHATLKGVLAPLRVALGSMTVDMGESVSLATLPGGALVWGGLIAVAALAYALRSGNRPGQLLMAALIGLLVPAAWVGTGFILLDEFDPIAIESLSFTSPSADTLFWTIASSSIPAGFGTGLLGGVLVGALIASLIAGEFQWQSFDAPRQTGRYLTGAAMMGVGGVLAGGCTLGAGLSGVPTLSVAAIEAILMIALGALAMQALLSRSSGADAAGSTTRQPLPAE; this is encoded by the coding sequence ATGTTTGAGTCTTTCGGCTTTGAAGAGACGACAGCGAAAGAGGCGTCCGTTCTACTGGCGGCGCTGATCGGGCTGGCGTTTGGCGTGTTGGCACAGCGCACGCGCTTTTGTTTTCGTCGCAGCCTTGTTGGCGAGGATCGACGCCAAGCGCTTGGCATCTGGCTGACGGCGCTCGCACTGGCGGTGATCGGCACGCAGGCTGCCGTGGCGGCCGGTTTGATCAAATTCGACGCGCACCGCTTTATGGTGTCTGAAGTGCCGCTGTTGGCAATTGCTGTCGGCGGGCTGCTCTTTGGCGCGGGCATGGTGCTGACGCGCGGCTGTATTTCACGCCTTACGGTACTGACAGGCGGTGGCAACCTGCGCGCGGCGCTGGTGGTGCTGGTCTTTGCTGTAGTGGCCCATGCCACGCTCAAGGGCGTGCTGGCCCCGCTGCGCGTGGCCCTTGGCTCGATGACCGTCGATATGGGCGAGAGCGTGAGCCTTGCCACCCTGCCCGGCGGCGCGCTGGTCTGGGGCGGTCTGATCGCCGTGGCGGCGCTGGCCTATGCGCTGCGTTCAGGCAACCGTCCGGGGCAACTGTTGATGGCCGCGCTGATCGGCCTTTTGGTCCCAGCCGCTTGGGTCGGCACCGGGTTCATCCTGCTAGATGAGTTCGACCCAATCGCGATTGAGAGCCTTAGCTTCACCTCGCCCTCTGCAGATACGCTGTTTTGGACCATTGCAAGCAGTTCGATCCCCGCAGGCTTCGGCACCGGGCTTTTGGGCGGTGTTCTTGTCGGCGCGCTCATCGCCAGCCTAATCGCAGGAGAGTTCCAGTGGCAGAGCTTTGATGCCCCACGCCAAACGGGCCGCTACCTGACCGGCGCTGCGATGATGGGCGTCGGCGGGGTGTTGGCCGGTGGCTGCACCTTGGGCGCGGGCCTTTCGGGTGTCCCCACCCTGTCGGTTGCGGCCATTGAGGCCATTTTGATGATCGCACTGGGCGCGCTTGCCATGCAGGCGCTGCTCAGCCGATCTTCCGGCGCAGACGCCGCAGGGTCCACCACACGCCAGCCACTACCGGCAGAGTGA
- a CDS encoding ABC transporter permease — protein MLTFTIRRLFLSIPTLLFISLVIFLLLQLAPGDPMAQVPLTVPPEVKEKMREALGLGQPIYIQYWKWLVQVFWIEPQVFIDYLTNRSALFSWLPDTNLSDGKLRVISWQTRSPVMDIVIQRMPQTLWVVGLAYIVGIVIAIPIGIYSAYRHYSVFDQAGTFITMIGFSIPPFFTGPLLIVIFSVYLGWLPSIYDTTHVVNDWASFKVQFMQMIMPVMVLALQTTAQISRYMRGAMLDNLNQDYVRTARAKGLKESVVVMVHVLRNSMIPVVTIIALGMPAIFGGAIITENVFKVNGIGQLLLTALRANDLPMVMTLTFIFAVLIVLFNLIADILYGLLDPRIRYD, from the coding sequence ATGTTGACCTTCACCATCCGACGACTGTTTTTGTCGATCCCGACGCTTTTGTTTATCAGCCTGGTGATTTTCCTGCTGCTACAACTCGCCCCCGGCGACCCGATGGCCCAAGTGCCCCTCACGGTCCCGCCTGAGGTGAAAGAGAAGATGCGCGAGGCGCTTGGCCTTGGGCAACCGATCTATATCCAATATTGGAAATGGCTGGTTCAGGTCTTCTGGATCGAGCCGCAGGTTTTCATCGACTACCTCACGAACCGTTCTGCCCTGTTTAGCTGGCTGCCCGACACCAACTTGTCTGACGGCAAGCTGCGCGTGATCTCTTGGCAAACCCGTTCGCCAGTGATGGATATCGTAATCCAGCGAATGCCGCAGACCCTTTGGGTCGTGGGGCTGGCCTATATCGTCGGCATCGTCATCGCCATTCCGATCGGCATCTACTCGGCCTACCGGCACTACTCGGTCTTTGATCAAGCTGGTACCTTCATCACCATGATCGGCTTTTCGATCCCGCCGTTCTTTACCGGGCCGCTGCTGATCGTGATCTTTTCGGTCTATCTGGGCTGGCTACCGTCAATCTATGACACGACCCATGTGGTGAATGACTGGGCCAGCTTTAAGGTGCAATTCATGCAGATGATCATGCCTGTAATGGTGCTGGCGCTGCAAACCACGGCGCAAATCAGCCGCTACATGCGGGGCGCGATGCTCGACAACCTGAACCAAGACTACGTCCGCACCGCCCGCGCTAAGGGGCTTAAGGAAAGCGTTGTCGTCATGGTGCATGTGTTGCGCAACTCAATGATCCCGGTGGTCACCATCATCGCGCTTGGCATGCCTGCCATCTTCGGCGGGGCAATCATCACCGAGAACGTCTTCAAGGTGAATGGCATCGGCCAGCTGCTGCTAACCGCCCTGCGCGCCAATGACCTGCCGATGGTCATGACCCTGACCTTCATTTTTGCGGTGTTGATCGTTCTATTTAACCTGATCGCAGATATCCTGTACGGCCTGCTTGACCCGAGGATCCGTTATGACTGA
- a CDS encoding DUF3422 family protein, with protein MAPIKDHPQRLALTGEMHARPFPQLAAPSRVAFLAVKLAPTAVAQAELNALLSHYGAPRADAEATHYYGEMGRFTLKWEQHTEFVTYTVIAPAGRSAPFAASDFNAFPEDWLSEIQGERITSALLTVLPKPAIDEEIADHLRDWFVPESLAVAEVLDGAAVVASDFRIDPAGHLRLALFTDAATGERRIGRIVQRLCEIETYKAMSMLGFMQARSMAAALNDLDAQLTTLMGAMRSGAGTAAEETLHALLDVSVALEALTAETAYRFAATGAYEAIVYERISALREARFMGRQGFGEFMLRRYAPAMRTVKSTETRLQTIAARALRAADLLRTRVDVERSAQNQAILASMDRRADLQLRLQHTVEGLSVVAISYYAVSLVGYLLYPLAEPLGVSKGLLTAVVTLPVVAGVWWTLRRLRRKIG; from the coding sequence ATGGCCCCGATTAAAGACCACCCCCAGCGACTTGCGCTAACAGGCGAGATGCATGCGCGCCCCTTTCCGCAGCTCGCCGCCCCTTCGCGGGTGGCTTTTCTGGCGGTAAAGCTTGCCCCGACCGCCGTGGCGCAAGCGGAGTTGAACGCGCTGTTGTCCCATTACGGCGCGCCGCGCGCGGATGCGGAGGCGACGCATTACTACGGTGAGATGGGGCGCTTCACCCTGAAATGGGAGCAGCATACCGAATTCGTCACCTATACGGTGATCGCCCCCGCTGGCCGGTCTGCGCCATTTGCCGCTTCGGATTTCAATGCCTTTCCGGAAGATTGGCTATCAGAGATACAAGGCGAACGGATCACATCTGCGCTGCTGACAGTTCTGCCAAAACCCGCAATTGACGAAGAGATTGCAGATCACCTGCGGGACTGGTTCGTGCCCGAAAGCCTCGCCGTGGCCGAGGTGCTGGACGGGGCAGCGGTGGTGGCCAGCGATTTTCGGATTGATCCCGCGGGGCATCTCCGGCTGGCGCTCTTTACCGATGCCGCAACCGGCGAGCGGCGGATCGGGCGGATTGTACAGCGGCTGTGCGAGATCGAGACCTATAAGGCCATGTCGATGCTGGGGTTTATGCAGGCCCGCAGCATGGCGGCGGCGCTCAACGATCTGGATGCCCAACTGACCACGTTAATGGGGGCCATGCGCAGCGGGGCGGGCACGGCAGCGGAAGAGACGCTGCACGCGCTTTTGGACGTATCGGTGGCGCTGGAGGCGTTAACTGCCGAGACGGCCTACCGCTTTGCTGCTACCGGCGCGTATGAGGCCATCGTCTATGAGCGCATCTCAGCCCTGCGCGAGGCGCGCTTCATGGGGCGGCAGGGGTTTGGCGAGTTCATGTTGCGCCGCTATGCCCCGGCCATGCGCACGGTGAAGTCAACGGAGACACGCCTGCAGACCATCGCCGCCCGCGCCTTGCGCGCCGCTGACCTCTTGCGTACGCGGGTAGACGTGGAACGCTCGGCCCAGAACCAAGCGATCCTTGCCAGCATGGACCGCCGCGCCGATTTGCAACTGCGTCTGCAACACACGGTCGAAGGGCTGTCGGTGGTGGCAATCAGCTATTACGCGGTGTCACTGGTGGGCTATCTGCTCTACCCGCTGGCAGAGCCTTTGGGGGTCAGCAAGGGGCTGCTGACCGCCGTTGTCACTCTGCCGGTAGTGGCTGGCGTGTGGTGGACCCTGCGGCGTCTGCGCCGGAAGATCGGCTGA
- a CDS encoding NAD(P)(+) transhydrogenase (Re/Si-specific) subunit beta, translating into MDYGFTTAAYVVAAVLFILSLGGLSGQESAKRAVWYGIAGMALAVIATLIGPGAGFWLLSLILIAAGGAIGYQLATRVQMTQMPELVAAMHSLVGLAAVFVGYNAHIELGNVMAMDEVARKTTEGFAALLAKKDSVEIAILRVELVLGIFIGAVTFTGSVIAYGKLAGRVSSAATKLPGGHMLNAAAAAISVICLIWYFNTGGFFPLFVLTLAALFIGYHLIMGIGGADMPVVVSMLNSYSGWAAAAIGFSLGNDLLIVVGALVGSSGAILSYIMCKAMNRSFISVILGGFGGTSGPAMEVEGEQVAIEADGVAQALNEADSVIIIPGYGMAVAQAQGAVSELVKKLRAKGKNVRFAIHPVAGRLPGHMNVLLAEAKVPYDIVMEMDEINDDFPNTDVAIVIGSNDIVNPAAQDDPNSPIAGMPVLECWKAKTVFVSKRGQGTGYSGIENPLFFKDNTRMFYGDAKASLDKLLPLID; encoded by the coding sequence ATGGACTATGGATTTACGACAGCAGCCTATGTGGTTGCAGCGGTTCTCTTCATCCTGTCGCTTGGCGGCTTGTCGGGGCAGGAAAGCGCCAAGCGCGCCGTTTGGTACGGCATCGCTGGCATGGCACTGGCGGTTATCGCCACGCTGATCGGGCCGGGGGCGGGCTTCTGGCTCCTCTCGCTGATCCTGATCGCGGCAGGTGGGGCCATCGGCTATCAGCTGGCCACCCGCGTGCAGATGACGCAGATGCCCGAACTGGTGGCGGCGATGCACAGCCTTGTTGGCTTGGCAGCCGTTTTTGTCGGCTACAACGCCCATATCGAGCTGGGCAACGTAATGGCGATGGACGAGGTGGCGCGCAAAACCACCGAAGGCTTCGCGGCGTTGCTGGCCAAGAAAGACAGCGTTGAGATCGCAATTCTAAGGGTTGAGCTGGTTCTCGGTATCTTCATCGGTGCCGTGACTTTCACCGGCTCGGTCATCGCCTATGGCAAGCTGGCGGGGCGCGTGAGCTCCGCTGCCACGAAACTGCCGGGCGGTCATATGCTGAACGCTGCTGCCGCTGCGATTTCGGTCATCTGTCTGATCTGGTATTTCAACACCGGGGGCTTCTTCCCGCTCTTCGTGCTGACATTGGCGGCCCTGTTCATTGGGTATCACCTCATCATGGGGATCGGTGGCGCGGACATGCCGGTGGTTGTGTCGATGCTCAACAGCTACTCCGGCTGGGCCGCGGCGGCGATTGGCTTTAGCCTCGGCAATGATCTGTTGATCGTGGTCGGTGCGTTGGTTGGCTCCTCAGGCGCGATCCTGAGCTATATCATGTGTAAGGCGATGAACCGTTCGTTCATCAGCGTGATCCTCGGCGGCTTTGGCGGGACATCTGGCCCCGCGATGGAGGTCGAGGGCGAGCAGGTGGCAATCGAGGCCGATGGCGTCGCTCAGGCACTGAATGAGGCCGACAGCGTCATCATCATTCCTGGCTACGGCATGGCGGTGGCACAGGCACAAGGCGCGGTCAGCGAGTTGGTCAAAAAGCTGCGGGCCAAGGGCAAGAACGTCCGTTTCGCCATCCACCCGGTGGCGGGCCGTCTGCCCGGGCACATGAACGTGCTGCTGGCCGAGGCCAAGGTGCCATACGACATCGTTATGGAAATGGACGAAATCAACGACGATTTCCCCAACACCGACGTGGCGATTGTTATCGGCTCCAACGACATCGTGAACCCAGCGGCTCAGGACGATCCAAACAGCCCCATCGCCGGTATGCCGGTGCTGGAATGCTGGAAGGCCAAGACGGTCTTTGTCTCCAAGCGGGGGCAGGGCACGGGCTATTCCGGGATCGAGAACCCGCTGTTCTTCAAGGACAATACGCGGATGTTCTACGGTGATGCGAAAGCCAGCCTTGATAAGCTGCTGCCGCTGATCGACTAA
- a CDS encoding ABC transporter permease, with product MTEQPIPASPIEADLEFMKALQDKGPQKPPRSQWRDVWDQFRKHKGALFGGSFLIFITLAVIFGPYIWDIDAKKLDIRNKDWRPIYTLLWDGEAKAGWIHPFGTDQLGRDILAQMLFGGRVSMAVGWMAMALALLIGTAVGVLSGFFKRMDFWLMRFTDLILSLPILPLVLLAVTLFGQPLRSQFGPEGGMFILIVSVISLTSWMQTARIVRGDILALKEREFILAARSIGTTPGKIIRRHLLPNVVSPIMVSATLGLATAIITESALSFLGVGFPSDFPTWGKQLADAVDRMQEFPERVMLPGIAISLTVLAVNYLGDGLRDALDPRIRGR from the coding sequence ATGACTGAGCAACCCATCCCCGCCAGCCCAATCGAAGCCGATCTGGAGTTTATGAAAGCCCTGCAGGACAAGGGCCCGCAGAAGCCACCGCGCAGTCAGTGGCGCGATGTCTGGGATCAGTTTCGCAAGCACAAGGGCGCGCTTTTTGGTGGATCGTTCCTGATCTTCATCACGCTTGCGGTGATCTTTGGCCCCTATATCTGGGACATCGACGCCAAGAAGCTGGACATCCGCAACAAGGACTGGCGGCCGATCTACACGCTGCTGTGGGATGGCGAGGCTAAGGCAGGTTGGATTCATCCTTTTGGGACCGACCAGCTGGGCCGCGACATCCTTGCGCAGATGCTTTTTGGCGGGCGCGTCTCGATGGCCGTGGGCTGGATGGCCATGGCGCTGGCGCTGCTGATCGGCACCGCGGTCGGTGTGCTTTCGGGCTTTTTCAAGCGGATGGACTTTTGGCTCATGCGTTTTACCGACCTGATCCTCAGCCTGCCGATCTTGCCATTGGTGCTGCTGGCAGTAACACTCTTTGGTCAGCCGCTGCGCTCGCAGTTTGGGCCTGAGGGCGGCATGTTCATCCTGATCGTCTCGGTCATCAGCCTGACCTCTTGGATGCAGACCGCGCGGATCGTGCGGGGTGATATTCTCGCGCTGAAAGAGCGCGAGTTCATCCTCGCCGCCCGCTCCATCGGCACCACACCGGGCAAGATCATTCGCCGCCACCTGCTGCCCAACGTCGTGTCGCCTATCATGGTTTCGGCCACGCTTGGCCTTGCCACGGCGATCATCACCGAAAGCGCGCTGAGCTTTCTTGGCGTCGGCTTCCCATCGGACTTCCCAACATGGGGCAAGCAGCTGGCCGATGCAGTCGACCGGATGCAGGAGTTCCCCGAGCGGGTGATGCTGCCGGGAATCGCCATCTCGCTGACCGTGCTGGCGGTGAACTACCTTGGTGACGGGCTGCGCGACGCGCTTGATCCGCGTATCCGTGGCCGCTGA
- a CDS encoding peptide ABC transporter substrate-binding protein: MKLKTLLMGAVASTAFAPMAFAEAHEGERGRDGEVKIIYWQAPSILNPYLSSGTKDVEASSLILEPLGRYDENGALVPYLATEIPTLENGGVSEDLKTITWKLKDGLVWSDGSPVTANDVKFTADYCMNPEGGCAQLAKFEGVSSVDVVDDQTVKVTFSEPMPNPYGPFMGGQSPIIQAAQFADCTGAKAPECTEANFNPIGTGPFTVTEFRPNDVITMAANENFRDAGKPAFATLTFKGGGDATAAGRAVMETGEFDYAWNLQLAPDVISKMAEGGKGTPISAFGTLVERLELNMTDASPDLPEGERATAKHPHPILSDEKVRRALSMAIDRELLVEVGYGQAGRATCNMVPAPELYASDNTDCLTQDIEGAKALLDEAGWTDSDGDGVRDKDGKKLALLYQTSTNAVRQDFQALIKDWWSQIGVETELRNIDSSVFFGGDPGSTDTFQRFYADVEMYANNFDGTDPQSYLAQRTCAKFPSPESQWQGENINRFCDEEYDAMVAELGRTGEMEKRGELAKKLNDMLTKDSYSILPLVDRGRVSAAANTLGGVVLNTWDSELWNVADWYRKAE, encoded by the coding sequence ATGAAACTGAAGACCCTATTGATGGGGGCTGTCGCATCGACTGCGTTTGCCCCTATGGCCTTTGCCGAAGCCCATGAGGGCGAGCGCGGCCGGGACGGTGAAGTCAAAATCATCTATTGGCAGGCACCCTCGATCCTGAACCCTTATCTGTCGAGCGGCACAAAGGACGTTGAAGCCTCTTCGCTGATCCTCGAACCCCTTGGTCGTTATGACGAAAACGGCGCGCTGGTCCCCTATTTGGCGACAGAGATCCCCACGCTGGAAAACGGCGGCGTGAGCGAAGACCTCAAGACCATTACCTGGAAACTGAAAGACGGGTTGGTTTGGTCCGATGGCTCCCCCGTCACCGCCAACGACGTTAAGTTCACTGCAGACTACTGCATGAACCCCGAAGGCGGCTGCGCGCAGCTGGCCAAATTCGAAGGTGTGTCCTCCGTTGACGTGGTCGACGACCAGACCGTCAAAGTGACCTTCTCCGAGCCGATGCCAAACCCTTACGGCCCCTTCATGGGCGGCCAATCCCCCATTATTCAGGCGGCACAGTTTGCGGATTGTACCGGCGCCAAAGCGCCCGAGTGTACCGAAGCGAACTTCAACCCCATCGGCACTGGCCCCTTCACTGTCACCGAATTCCGTCCCAATGACGTGATTACCATGGCTGCCAACGAAAACTTCCGCGATGCGGGCAAGCCTGCCTTTGCCACGCTAACCTTTAAAGGTGGCGGCGACGCGACCGCCGCGGGCCGTGCAGTGATGGAAACAGGCGAGTTTGACTACGCTTGGAACCTGCAGCTGGCACCCGATGTCATCTCGAAAATGGCCGAAGGCGGCAAAGGGACACCGATCTCGGCTTTCGGTACGTTGGTTGAGCGTCTCGAGCTGAACATGACCGACGCCTCGCCAGACCTGCCGGAGGGTGAGCGCGCCACAGCCAAACACCCGCACCCGATCCTGAGCGATGAGAAAGTGCGCCGCGCGCTTTCCATGGCGATTGACCGCGAACTGCTGGTCGAAGTGGGCTACGGCCAAGCGGGCCGCGCCACCTGCAACATGGTGCCCGCACCAGAGCTTTATGCATCGGACAACACCGACTGTCTGACCCAAGACATCGAAGGTGCAAAGGCGCTTCTGGACGAAGCGGGCTGGACCGACAGCGATGGCGACGGTGTGCGGGACAAGGACGGCAAAAAGCTGGCCCTGCTCTACCAGACCTCGACCAACGCCGTGCGTCAGGATTTCCAAGCGCTGATCAAAGATTGGTGGAGCCAGATCGGTGTTGAAACCGAACTGCGCAACATCGACTCTTCGGTCTTCTTTGGAGGTGATCCCGGTTCGACCGACACGTTCCAGCGTTTCTATGCAGACGTGGAAATGTACGCCAACAACTTCGATGGCACCGACCCGCAAAGCTACCTCGCTCAGCGGACCTGCGCCAAATTCCCAAGCCCGGAATCGCAGTGGCAGGGTGAGAACATCAACCGCTTCTGCGACGAAGAGTATGACGCGATGGTGGCCGAACTGGGCCGCACCGGCGAAATGGAAAAGCGCGGCGAGCTGGCCAAAAAGCTGAACGACATGCTGACCAAAGACAGCTATTCGATCCTGCCGCTGGTTGACCGTGGTCGCGTTTCGGCTGCTGCCAACACCCTCGGTGGCGTCGTGCTGAACACATGGGATTCCGAGTTGTGGAATGTCGCTGATTGGTACCGCAAGGCAGAGTAA